The Oleiphilus messinensis DNA segment ATTGTATCTTCAGTAATGATTTCTTCCGTTAAAAGGATTTTCATCAATGCCCAAGCGCATGCTAATACTCACTGATTCTCTCGGTGCCCCCAGAATCGAGCCCGAGTTGGTTAATTACGATCAGACTTGGGTTGCGAAGGTCAAGTGCGAAGCGCAAAACAATGGTTACGATGTCATTGCTTTCACAGCCAATGGCCTGGACTCGGCGAACCTGTTGAGTGAAGTGAACTTTAAACTGCACCTGTACAAACCAAATGTCGTGATATTCCAGTTCGGAATTGTAGACTGTGCCCCACGGGTTTGGAGCGACCGAGAAAAGCTGCTCTTTCGAATACTGAACTTGCATAACCTGGCCGCCCGAATCGGTAAAAACTACCATGCGCCGATCAGCAAATTTCGCAATATCACAGCGGTTTCGATTGCTGATTTTGCTCTCAATATCAAATCAATCAACGAAAAGATACGCCAACATGCCCCTGACGGCTGTACGTTAATACATGTTCCTATTGGCCCGCCTTGCTCAGCCTACTTTGAGCTTTCTCCTGCCATTGGGGAAAACATCATTCGCTATAACAAAGTACTTGGAGAAAACTCGGATCGATTTCTGACGGATTTTAGCCAACTAGACCCTGAAACCATTTATACTTCAGATTGCCACCATCTCAACCAAACCGGACATGAAAAACTGTCAAAGATCGTACTCGATGCCATGGCATCCGTTTGGTAACGCCAACCATATCATCAGTCAATTCAACAACAATTAAAGGTGTTCAATCGTTCTGAATGAGTCGAAGTCTCAAGGATATAATAAAAGGGTTTAGAGATTATCTTGGTGAAGGCGTTCTGGTCGCTGGGCTAACGTTCTTGCTCGTACCGATTTTAACGAGGGTGATGAGTGTCGCAGAATATGGCGAGCTGAATGTATTTATGTCCTACGTCAGTATTGCGTCGATAATCTTCGTTTTGAATACTCATTCCGCTATCGCCCGATATTACTACGAAAACAATTCCCAGTTTGAAGGGTTCCTTGGAACCAACTTGTTGCTTACAGTAGTTTTATTTTCGTTTTCGGCTTGCTTGTTTATCAATTACTTCGATTACCCGATTTTTTTAAAATATGCTTTGCTGGCTTTGGTGGCGACAGCCATTCTGGAGAGTGTTTTCAGACAGATTTACCAGGCCCAGTTGAAAAGCAAGACCGTTGCGATTTCAGGCGTATCAAAAGCAATCCTGATCTTGATATTCGTGATTATCCTGTCATTTGCTTATCATGATGGCGGAATGGATATCGCCGTACTTGGACGAATTGCCGGCGCAGGTGTGCTGTTAGTGTACTTTGTTTACGCCATTTTTCCCCTCGTTGGAACAAAGTTCCAAACCGCTCATGTAAGCTATATCGCATGTTATGCCCTGCCCTTAATACCCTATGCACTCAGCAACATTGTTCTGGCTCATTTTGATCGCATTATGATTCAGGAACTGATTGATAATGTAAATGCCGGGCTATACAGCTTTGCCTACAACATTGGCTTCATCATGAGTTTGGTCGTAAGCGCACTGAATAACAGTATCTATCCTGTATTTTTTAAAAATTACACAGACAAATCCTACGCGGATCACGATCATTATATCGTACAGACACAAAATATTGTGCTTTTGGCGTTTGTCGGGTTGGTGCTGTTTTGTGAGGAAATCGGCTTCTTTCTGGGGCCCTCCAGCTTTCAGGAATCGATACAGATCGTGCCAATCGTCGTACTTGGCTATGTATTTTATTCATTTTTCAGCATCTATAATCGAAACTTTGACTACTTGAAAAAAACATGGCTATCAACCATGGTCATGATGATCGCGGTGCTGTTCAACATCGGGGCCAATTATCTTTTCATTCCGGTCTATGGTTATATTGCAGCCGCTTACACCACCCTCGGATCTTTCATACTGCTTTTTTTACTCTCGTGGTTGATCTCGACTTATGTTTTACAGATCCATAGTGTGGCGGTGATGAAATTGCTGAGACCATTGCTTAAGCTTGTTCCATTGTTAGTATTTGCTCTTCTAACAAAAGCGCTGACGATAGAATGGTACATCAGTTTCATGCTTGATCTATGTACAATGGTCGTGACTGCACTGGTGCTGTTTCCCGGCACAGTGTCCCTGCTCAGGCAGCGTCGATGACTTGGGCATGAACTTCAACCGTGACAGCAATTAACATCGAGAAATAATCTCTTCAAGACTATCCACTCTAAATAAATGATCTTGATCTTCGATTGCGGTGCGCTTCTGCAATTTTTCCTGGATAAACCGCGAGAGCTTTTCTTCGGACAGGGGAACCACAGTCGCAACTCCGGTTTCTCTTTCGTGAGTATAAAAGTCTTGATGTTTACCTGACGGCCTGATGTGAGGGTCAAGTAAACCGGTATGAATCCCCATCCAGCCTGCCTCGACGGTTGTGCTGCTAAAATGCGTAAGATGCAGGTTAGTCAGACTCAGCACCACCGGTAACGGCAAAGATGTACACCATTGCCAATGGACATGCTCTAAACGACCGAAAAGCTCATCAAGATATCGTAGTACTGAATTCCGGTTATCCCCGACTAGTTGTGCGGGATGGAGTCTGATAAGCCAATTGTAATTCTCTGCATTATTCATGATGACAGACTTGAGGCAGTCCGCCATGAACCCGTCTGTAACATAATCCCCCGCGTACTCTTGAATATTATTCTGCAAGCTGACGAGGATAGAGGGCTTGAATCTGTCCAGGCAAGGGACTGACGATAAAGCCTTCCGGGCCAACCGGTCAGTTGGTGAAACATTAATAAAACGTCGGAACCAAGGATTCCCCACTGTTTTTATGTCGCAGTGTTTAAGCGCGTTAATCTCGCCCAGAATCTTACTGCTTACATCACTCCAACAGAGAAACCCCGTGGGAAGATAACTTCGATCAAATAGGTTAAGTCTTGTTGACCAATAATAATCATTGTCATCGGTATCAGAAATCAACCCGTGCTGAACATCATAGACTCTGATCTTTAATTCATTGGCAGCAATACACAGCGGATGATCGGGCTGAATACCTATTACAACAGTTGGCTCGCATTTATTTAGAATATTCCGCCACAACGCGGTTTCTTTTTTTACACGATAGTGCTCTAGACTGTTTTGGCTGAGACCAATCATCCTGCCGATCTGGGTCAGTGCGCGATACTTTATTAACGATCGATTAACGGAATACGGGTTATTATAGGCTTCAGATCCTGCATACCTTGATATCCTGTCAGAAATACTGCAGACAACATAACCCTTTGCTACCAGATCATCATTGATACTGTCGATAATGGGAGAATATCGCTGATTTTCATGTAAGTAGGATCTGTCCTGATCACCACACACCAATAAGACGTTACATTTTTTTATTGCAGGCCAGGTATCAGGTTGCCGGATAAGTGCGAATTTTTTAAGTATCGTTTTGCTCATGACCCCCATCAACTACTGTACTTTATTCCGTAATGCCC contains these protein-coding regions:
- a CDS encoding SGNH/GDSL hydrolase family protein, whose product is MPKRMLILTDSLGAPRIEPELVNYDQTWVAKVKCEAQNNGYDVIAFTANGLDSANLLSEVNFKLHLYKPNVVIFQFGIVDCAPRVWSDREKLLFRILNLHNLAARIGKNYHAPISKFRNITAVSIADFALNIKSINEKIRQHAPDGCTLIHVPIGPPCSAYFELSPAIGENIIRYNKVLGENSDRFLTDFSQLDPETIYTSDCHHLNQTGHEKLSKIVLDAMASVW
- a CDS encoding lipopolysaccharide biosynthesis protein, yielding MSRSLKDIIKGFRDYLGEGVLVAGLTFLLVPILTRVMSVAEYGELNVFMSYVSIASIIFVLNTHSAIARYYYENNSQFEGFLGTNLLLTVVLFSFSACLFINYFDYPIFLKYALLALVATAILESVFRQIYQAQLKSKTVAISGVSKAILILIFVIILSFAYHDGGMDIAVLGRIAGAGVLLVYFVYAIFPLVGTKFQTAHVSYIACYALPLIPYALSNIVLAHFDRIMIQELIDNVNAGLYSFAYNIGFIMSLVVSALNNSIYPVFFKNYTDKSYADHDHYIVQTQNIVLLAFVGLVLFCEEIGFFLGPSSFQESIQIVPIVVLGYVFYSFFSIYNRNFDYLKKTWLSTMVMMIAVLFNIGANYLFIPVYGYIAAAYTTLGSFILLFLLSWLISTYVLQIHSVAVMKLLRPLLKLVPLLVFALLTKALTIEWYISFMLDLCTMVVTALVLFPGTVSLLRQRR